The stretch of DNA ACAACGCGGGCACGTTCGTCTACGGCAAACTGCAGGAGGTGCCCGTCGAGGACATGCGCGACCTGTTCGAGACGAACTACTGGGGGGTCGTCTACGGGTCGCTCGAAGCCGCCGAACACCTGAAGCAGACGGAGGACGGCGGCGCGATAATCAACGTCGGGAGCGTCGTCTCCGACCAAGCGGTCCTCCTACAGGGGACCTACTCGGCGTCCAAACACGCCGTCGAGGGGTTCACCGACGCCTTCCGGATGGAACTCGAAGAGGAGGACGCGCCCGTCTCCGTGACCCTCGTCAAACCGAGCGCGATAGACACGCCGTATCCGAGTCACGCGAAGAACCACATGGACGTGGAGACGGACATTCCGAAACCGGTGTACGCGCCGGAGACGGTGGCGCGGACGATTCTCTTCTGCGCCGAACGCCCGCGGCGCGACGTGTACGTCGGGTCCGGCGGCAAGAGTATACAACTGCTCGGCCGCTACGCGCCGGAACTCGCGGACCGAATCATAGAGACGGTGTTCTACCGCTTCCAACGGAAGAAGACGCCGCGTCGCCCGAGACAGTGGAACAGTCTCGACGACGCGTCGGGGAACCTCGAAGAACGGGGCAAGTACGACGGCCCCGTCATGGAACGGAGCC from Halopelagius longus encodes:
- a CDS encoding SDR family oxidoreductase; protein product: MGTGPNLKSVEDQVIVITGASSGIGLTTARMAAERGASVVVAARSEDSLRELTEEIRADGGEAEYVVADVRNRDDVREIAATARESFGGFDTWVNNAGTFVYGKLQEVPVEDMRDLFETNYWGVVYGSLEAAEHLKQTEDGGAIINVGSVVSDQAVLLQGTYSASKHAVEGFTDAFRMELEEEDAPVSVTLVKPSAIDTPYPSHAKNHMDVETDIPKPVYAPETVARTILFCAERPRRDVYVGSGGKSIQLLGRYAPELADRIIETVFYRFQRKKTPRRPRQWNSLDDASGNLEERGKYDGPVMERSLYTKASLRSALSGAALVGVGLTAAALYLRSKLGRSDGDAGRVREEIRESVDPEDSRLPFPRL